The proteins below come from a single Rosa rugosa chromosome 2, drRosRugo1.1, whole genome shotgun sequence genomic window:
- the LOC133732277 gene encoding E3 ubiquitin-protein ligase UPL1 isoform X1 — protein sequence MKLKRRRAVEVPPKIRSFINSVTAVPLENIEEPLKGFVWEYDKGDFHHWVDLFNHFDSFFEKHIKSRKDLQVEDNFLDSDPPFPREALLQVLRVIRIILENCTNKHFYSSYEQHLSSLLACTDADVVEACLQTLAAFLKKTVGKYSIRDASLNSKLFALAQGWGGKEEGLGLIACAVQDGCDPIAYELGCTLHFEFYALKDASELPTTEQQTQGLQIIHLPNINTHPETDLELLSKLIAEYKVPSSLRFALLTRLRFARAFGSLATRQQYACIRLYAFIVLVQANSDGDDLVSFFNTEPEFVNELVSLLSLEDVVPEKIRILCLLSLVALSQDRARQPNVLTAVTSGGHRGILSSLMQKAIDSVISDTSKWSVVFAEALLSLVTVLVSSSSGCSAMREAGFIPTLLPLLKDTNPQHLHLVSTSVHILEAFMDYSNPAAALFRDLGGLDDTISRLQLEVSHVENGPKQQDEDSSTSGSAQVVAGTSTEIDSMQPLYSEPLVSYHRRLLMKALLRAISLGTYAPGNTARVYGSEESLLPQCLCIIFKRAKDFGGGVFSLAASVMSDLIHKDPTCFPVLDEAGLPSTFLDAIMDGVLCSTEAITCIPQCLDALCLNNNGLQAVKDRNALRCFVKIFTSRTYLRALTSDTPVSLSSGLDELMRHASSLRGPGVDMLIEILNAISKIGHGGDSSLTSTELLSSSAPVPMETDGEERNVVMSDDRESSKMDSSEQGTETSSDSLVGNAEVLLPDCVSNVARLLETILQNGDTCRIFVEKKGIEAVLQLFTLPLMPLSVSVGQSISIAFKNFSPQHSASLARAVCSFLREHLKSTNELLVSVGGTQLSLVESAKQTKVLKHLSSLEAILSLSNVLLKGTTTVVSELGAADADVLKDLGSTYREILWQISLCNDVKSDEKINAEQEQDIAEAAPSNASGRESDDDANTPMVRYMNPVSIRNQPFWGGEREFLSVVRGGEGLHRRSTRHGITRMRGGRTGRHLEALHIDSESSSTVSEATTSQDLKKKSPDVLVTEILNKLASTLRSFFTALVKGFTSPNRRRVDSGSLSLASKTLGTALAKVYLEALIFSGHSTSAGLDTSLSVKCRYLGKVVDDMMALTFDSRRRTCYTATINNFYVHGTFKELLTTFEATSQLLWTLPYCMPTSGIDHEKTGEGSKLSHSSWLLETLQSYCRVLEYFVNSSLLLSTTSASQAQLLVQPVAVGLSIGLFPVPREPEVFVRMLQSQVLDVILPIWNHPMFPNCSPGFVASIVSLVMHVYSGVGDVKQNRSGIAGTANQRFMPPPLDEVTITTIMEMGFSRARAEEALRRVETNSVEMAMEWLCSHAEDPVQEDDELARALALSLGNSSETSKADNVDKSVDVLAEESCVKAPPVDDILAASVKLFQSSDTMAFPLTDLLVTLSNRNKGEDRPKVASYLIQQLKLCPLDFSKDTSSLSMLSHVIALLLSEDGSTREIAAQNGIVSVAVDILMNFKAKDESGNELLVPKCISALLLILDNMLQSRPRISENIEETQTGSLSELSGERTSLSIPDAVTEKKQDTDAQEKDSGTGFEKILGKSTGYLTMEESQKVLAVACDLIKQHVPAMIMQAVLQLCARLTKTHALALQFLEHGGLAALFGLPRSCFFPGYDTVASAIVRHLLEDPQTLQTAMELEIRQTLSGNRHGARTSARTFLTSMAPVISRDPVVFMKAAAAVCQLETSAGRTFIVLMKEKEKEKDKPKASGGEVGLSSNESIRIPENKVHDGSGKCLKGHKKIPANLTQVIDQLLEIVLKYYFPKSQEDCQNNLSSMEVDEPATKVKGKSKVDETRKVESESERSAGLAKVTFVLKLLSDILLMYVHAVGVILKRDLELAQLRVANQLEGPGHGGILHHVIHRLLPLTIDKSAGPDEWRDKLSEKASWFLVVLCGRSGEGRRRVINELVKALSSFSNIDGNSSKSILLPDKKVYAFVDLVYSILSKNSSSSNLPGTGFSPDIAKSMIDGGMIQCLTSILQVIDLDHPDAPKTVNLILKALESLTRAANASEQYFKSDETNKKKSMVLNRRSDDQVTTPAGDTLGHNQNTSSEQDVRDAVPTEQQDQGTSQGEGNPDATPNQSGEHDMRIEVEGPLASNQPMELGMDFMREEMEEGNVLHNNDQIEMTFRVEGRADDDMGDEDDDMGDDGEDDEDDDDGEDEDEDIAEDGGGMMSLADTDVEDHDDTGLGDDYNDEMIDEDDDDFHENRVIEVRWREALDGLDHLHVLGQPGAASGLIDVAAEPFEGVNVDDLFGLRRPLGFDRRRQTSRSSFERSVTEANGFQHPLLIRPPQSGDLVSMWSAGGNSSRDLEALSSGSFDVAHFYMFDAPVLPYDHVPSNLFGDRLGGAAPPPLTDYSVGMDSLQLSGRRGPGDGRWTDDGQPQAGAHAAAIAQAVEEQFISQLRSLAPVDTPVEPHSQNSGVQEKQPDVPPSTDGQVVVDRGNTTSEQVEDQHQDRGVEVTHQDISRPEGIPCQEQVNQESFVEDAGGCLQEPEPMSIQAPSLDSTRNDNMDIGEGNGAAEQEGSMPEFVNSSASTRVDLQQEEGSEVPSNVNDATVEAMGQDGSSGNQVGDMPANFGFNVSNSGDSHTSLVPENVDVDMNCIDEVNQTGHPMPAFENGTDEPSSQNTLVAPEANQAEQVTLNNEAPGANAIDPTFLEALPEELRAEVLASQQAQSVQPPPYAPPSADDIDPEFLAALPPDIQAEVLAQQRAQRVAQQAEGQPVDMDNASIIATFPADLREEVLLTSSEAVLSALPSPLLAEAQMLRDRAMSHYQARSLFGSSHRLNNRRNGLGFDRHTVMDRGVGVTIGRRAVSSITDSLKVKEIEGEPLLDANSLKALIRLLRLAQPLGKGLLQRLFLILCTHSVTRAILVRLLLDMIKPEAEGSVSGLATINSQRLYGCHSNVVYGRSQLLDGLPPLVLRRILEILTYLATNHSAVANMLFCFDFSGVPQSLSPLNMDTKKDKGKEKIGEGGFSSNPVNTQDGDVPLILFLKLLNRPHFLRSTAHLEQVMDLLQVVVDNSASKLEVHSPSERVDGNSQNLSISETSGDGQNGRPVEPESQQEVKPDGVGSSTSDANKSTDTHSIFLKLPESDLHNLCSLLGREGLSDKVYMLSSEVLKKLASVAVTHRKFFISELSELAHGLSASAVSELVTLRNTQMLGLSAGSMAGSAILRVLQSLCSLTSPGTNENSVLENDAEQEEHATMWKLNIALEPLWQELSDCISATETQLGQSSFCPTMSTINIGDHVQGSSSSSPLPPGTQRLLPFMEAFFVLCQKLQANHSITLQDQANVTAREVKESAGNSDPSGTKFYSCGDSQRKLDGAVTFTRFAEKHRRLLNAFIRQNPGLLEKSLTMMLKAPRLIDFDNKRAYFRSRIRQQHEQHLSGPLRISVRRAYVLEDSYNQLRMRPNQDMKGRLNVQFQGEEGIDAGGLTREWYQLLSRVIFDKGALLFTTVGNNATFQPNPNSVYQTEHLSYFKFVGRVVAKAVFDGQLLDVYFTRSFYKHILGVKVTYHDIEAVDPDYYKNLKWMLENDVSDIPDLTFSMDADEEKHILYEKNQVTDYELKPGGRNIRVTEETKHEYVDLVADHILTNAIRPQINSFLEGFNELVPRELISIFNDKELELLISGLPEIDLDDLKANTEYTGYTAASSVVQWFWEVVKCFNKEDMARLLQFVTGTSKVPLEGFKALQGISGPQRFQIHKAYGAPDRLPSAHTCFNQLDLPEYTSKDQLHERLMLAIHEGSEGFGFG from the exons ATGAAGTTGAAGAGAAGGAGGGCCGTGGAAGTG CCTCCGAAAATTAGATCCTTCATCAACAGCGTCACTGCTGTTCCACTTGAGAATATAGAGGAACCTTTAAAAGGTTTTGTCTGGGAGTACGATAAG GGAGATTTCCATCATTGGGTTGATCTGTTCAaccattttgattcattttttgaGAAGCATATAAAATCTAGGAAGGACTTGCAGGTTGAGGATAATTTTCTCGACTCTGATCCTCCTTTTCCAAGAGAAGCTCTTCTTCAAGTTCTCCGCGTGATAAGAATAATTTTGGAGAACTGCACAAATAAACACTTCTACAGTTCATATGAG CAGCATCTCTCATCTTTGCTTGCTTGCACCGATGCGGATGTGGTTGAGGCTTGCCTGCAGACTCTGGCTGCATTTTTGAAGAAAACAGTAGGAAAGTATTCCATCAGAGATGCTTCACTAAATTCAAAGTTGTTTGCTCTTGCACAAGGTTGGGGAGGAAAGGAAGAGGGTCTTGGATTAATTGCCTGTGCAGTACAGGATGGTTGTGACCCTATTGCTTATGAGTTAGGTTGCACCCTTCACTTTGAGTTTTATGCGTTGAAAGATGCAAGTGAATTACCAACCACAGAGCAGCAGACCCAAGGTTTACAAATCATTCATTTACCTAACATCAACACTCATCCAGAGACTGATCTTGAGCTTTTGAGTAAGCTAATTGCCGAATACAAAGTACCCAGTAGTTTGAGATTTGCTTTATTGACAAGATTGCGTTTTGCAAGGGCTTTTGGCTCTTTAGCTACTCGTCAACAGTATGCCTGCATTCGTCTGTATGCCTTCATAGTTCTTGTTCAAGCAAATAGTGATGGCGATGACCTTGTTTCTTTCTTCAACACTGAACCGGAGTTTGTCAATGAACTAGTGTCATTATTGAGCTTGGAAGATGTAGTTCCTGAGAAAATTCGAATTCTATGTCTTCTCTCATTGGTTGCTCTTTCTCAAGATCGGGCCCGACAGCCTAATGTTTTGACTGCTGTCACATCTGGTGGGCATCGTGGAATCCTATCCAGCCTCATGCAGAAGGCCATTGATTCCGTCATCAGTGATACATCAAAGTGGTCTGTTGTTTTTGCTGAGGCTCTGTTATCTCTTGTTACAGTTTTGGTTTCATCATCATCCGGTTGTTCAGCCATGCGTGAAGCTGGATTTATCCCCACCCTTCTCCCGTTGCTTAAAGATACAAATCCACAGCACCTACATTTGGTCAGCACATCTGTGCATATTTTAGAAGCTTTTATGGATTACAGTAATCCAGCTGCTGCATTGTTCAGGGACTTGGGCGGTTTAGATGATACCATCTCTCGCCTGCAGCTGGAAGTGTCTCATGTAGAAAATGGTCCAAAACAACAAGATGAAGATTCTAGTACCTCTGGAAGTGCACAAGTAGTTGCAGGAACTTCCACTGAGATAGACAGCATGCAACCTCTGTATTCAGAACCTCTTGTTTCATATCATCGACGACTGCTGATGAAAGCTCTACTGCGTGCTATATCTCTGGGGACTTATGCACCTGGAAATACTGCCCGTGTTTATGGCTCGGAGGAGAGTCTATTGCCGCAATGCTTATGCATAATCTTTAAAAGGGCAAAAGATTTTGGTGGTGGGGTGTTTTCACTTGCGGCTTCTGTCATGAGTGATTTAATTCACAAAGATCCTACCTGTTTTCCAGTTTTAGATGAAGCAGGTCTTCCTTCAACCTTTCTGGATGCTATAATGGATGGCGTTCTTTGCTCAACAGAGGCCATTACATGCATCCCACAGTGTCTGGATGCCCTGTGTCTAAATAATAATGGTCTTCAGGCTGTGAAAGATCGCAATGCATTGAGGTGCTTTGTGAAGATATTTACTTCAAGAACCTATCTGCGTGCTCTAACAAGTGATACACCTGTCTCCCTATCTAGTGGATTGGATGAATTAATGCGCCATGCCTCCTCATTACGTGGTCCTGGTGTGGATATGCTAATTGAGATTTTAAATGCCATCTCAAAAATTGGACATGGGGGTGATTCTTCTCTCACGTCAACCGAACTTTTATCTTCTTCTGCTCCTGTTCCCATGGAAACTGATGGAGAAGAAAGGAATGTAGTCATGTCAGATGATAGGGAGTCATCCAAAATGGATAGTTCGGAGCAGGGAACTGAAACATCTTCTGATTCTTTAGTGGGAAATGCTGAAGTATTGCTTCCTGATTGTGTGAGCAATGTTGCACGTCTTCTTGAAACTATACTTCAGAATGGTGACACTTGTCGTATATTTGTGGAGAAGAAGGGAATAGAAGCTGTCCTGCAGTTGTTTACCTTGCCTTTAATGCCTCTTTCTGTTTCAGTTGGTCAGAGTATATCTATTGCATTTAAGAACTTCTCACCACAACATTCTGCTTCTTTGGCTCGGGCAGTATGTTCATTTTTGAGAGAGCATCTGAAATCAACAAATGAACTCTTAGTTTCAGTTGGTGGGACTCAACTTTCTTTGGTGGAATCTGCAAAGCAAACTAAGGTTTTGAAGCATCTTTCCAGTCTTGAAGCTATTCTGTCTCTGTCTAATGTTCTATTGAAAGGGACGACTACTGTGGTGTCTGAACTGGGTGCAGCAGATGCTGATGTattgaaagatcttgggagtaCATACAGGGAAATCCTTTGGCAAATCTCTCTGTGTAATGATGTCAAGTCTGATGAGAAGATCAATGCTGAACAAGAACAAGACATTGCTGAGGCAGCTCCATCTAATGCTTCGGGAAGGGAGAGTGATGATGATGCTAATACTCCCATGGTGAGATACATGAACCCAGTTTCTATTAGGAATCAGCCCTTTTGGGGTGGAGAGCGTGAGTTCCTTTCAGTTGTTCGCGGTGGTGAAGGTTTGCACCGTCGTAGTACTCGGCATGGGATTACACGCATGAGAGGAGGAAGGACAGGCCGGCATTTGGAGGCTTTACATATTGATTCTGAATCTTCTTCCACAGTATCAGAGGCAACTACATCCCaggatttgaaaaagaaaagtcCTGATGTGCTTGTTACAGAAATTCTTAACAAGCTGGCTTCCACTCTACGTTCCTTCTTCACAGCTCTTGTCAAGGGATTCACATCACCAAATAGGCGTAGAGTTGACTCTGGATCATTGAGTTTGGCCTCAAAAACTCTTGGAACTGCCCTAGCTAAAGTTTATCTTGAGGCTCTTATTTTCTCTGGGCATTCTACTTCAGCTGGGCTTGATACTTCATTATCAGTCAAGTGTCGATaccttggaaaagttgtggatgATATGATGGCACTTACATTTGATAGCAGACGACGTACTTGTTATACTGCAACAATTAATAATTTCTATGTCCATGGTACCTTTAAGGAGCTGCTCACAACGTTTGAAGCTACTAGTCAGTTGTTGTGGACCCTACCATATTGTATGCCAACATCAGGCATTGATCATGAAAAGACAGGTGAAGGCAGTAAACTGTCCCATAGTTCGTGGCTGCTTGAGACTCTACAAAGCTATTGCCGTGTGCTGGAGTATTTTGTTAATTCTTCTTTACTCTTATCTACAACCTCTGCATCCCAGGCACAGTTGCTTGTTCAGCCAGTTGCAGTTGGTCTATCAATTGGGCTTTTCCCTGTGCCAAGGGAACCAGAAGTTTTTGTTCGTATGCTTCAGTCTCAAGTTCTTGATGTAATACTTCCTATCTGGAACCACCCCATGTTTCCAAATTGTAGTCCAGGATTCGTTGCTTCCATTGTTTCACTTGTTATGCATGTTTATTCTGGTGTGGGAGATGTGAAGCAGAATCGCAGTGGCATTGCTGGAACTGCAAACCAAAGATTCATGCCTCCACCACTTGATGAAGTTACTATTACTACCATTATGGAGATGGGTTTTTCAAGGGCCAGAGCAGAAGAAGCGCTTAGGAGGGTGGAAACAAATAGCGTTGAAATGGCCATGGAGTGGCTTTGCAGCCATGCTGAGGATCCTGTGCAGGAGGATGATGAACTGGCCCGGGCACTTGCTCTATCACTGGGAAATTCATCTGAAACATCTAAAGCTGATAATGTTGACAAGTCTGTAGATGTGCTGGCAGAAGAGAGTTGTGTGAAAGCTCCTCCAGTTGATGATATTCTTGCTGCATCAGTTAAGTTGTTTCAGAGCAGTGACACAATGGCCTTCCCATTGACAGATTTGCTTGTGACACTTAGCAATCGGAACAAAGGTGAAGACCGTCCTAAAGTTGCATCTTATCTAATTCAGCAGCTCAAGCTTTGTCCATTGGATTTTTCTAAGGATACCAGTTCTTTGAGTATGTTATCACATGTTATAGCATTGCTGCTTTCTGAGGATGGAAGTACAAGGGAAATTGCTGCACAGAATGGTATTGTGTCTGTTGCAGTAGATATCTTAATGAATTTTAAGGCCAAAGACGAGTCAGGCAATGAACTTCTTGTTCCAAAATGTATTAGTGCTCTACTGCTTATTTTGGATAACATGTTGCAATCAAGGCCCAGAATTTCTGAGAACATTGAAGAGACTCAGACAGGATCTCTGTCTGAACTATCTGGAGAGCGTACTTCCTTGTCAATCCCTGATGCAGTTACAGAGAAAAAACAGGATACGGATGCCCAGGAAAAAGATAGTGGCACTGGATTTGAGAAAATATTGGGCAAATCAACTGGTTATTTGACTATGGAAGAGAGTCAAAAGGTGCTGGCCGTTGCCTGTGATTTGATAAAGCAGCATGTCCCAGCTATGATCATGCAGGCTGTTTTACAGCTGTGTGCTCGTTTGACAAAAACTCATGCTCTTGCTTTGCAGTTTCTTGAACATGGAGGATTAGCGGCTCTTTTTGGCCTTCCCAGAAGTTGTTTTTTCCCTGGATATGACACTGTTGCATCTGCTATTGTTCGCCATCTCCTTGAAGATCCGCAAACACTGCAAACAGCAATGGAATTGGAAATTCGCCAAACACTGAGTGGCAACAGGCATGGTGCACGTACTTCTGCAAGGACATTTTTGACATCAATGGCACCTGTAATCTCTAGAGATCCGGTTGTTTTTATgaaagctgctgctgctgtatGTCAGTTGGAGACATCAGCAGGTAGGACATTCATTGTCTTaatgaaggaaaaagaaaaggaaaaggacaAACCTAAAGCATCTGGTGGTGAGGTTGGATTATCTTCCAATGAATCTATCCGTATTCCTGAAAATAAAGTACATGATGGATCAGGTAAATGCTTGAAAGGTCACAAGAAGATCCCTGCTAATCTTACTCAAGTGATTGATCAGCTGCTTGAAATTGTTTTGAAATACTATTTTCCAAAGAGCCAGGAAGATTGTCAGAATAACCTGTCTTCTATGGAGGTAGATGAACCTGCTACCAAGGTAAAGGGTAAATCAAAGGTTGATGAGACAAGGAAAGTGGAGTCTGAATCTGAAAGATCTGCAGGGCTGGCAAAGGTAACATTTGTTCTCAAGTTACTGAGTGATATTCTTCTCATGTATGTACATGCAGTTGGTGTTATACTTAAACGGGATTTGGAATTGGCTCAATTACGGGTAGCTAATCAACTGGAAGGTCCTGGACATGGTGGTATACTTCATCATGTGATTCATCGATTGCTTCCACTCACCATTGATAAATCTGCTGGACCTGATGAATGGAGAGACAAGTTATCTGAAAAAGCTTCTTGGTTCTTGGTAGTTCTGTGTGGTCGTTCTGGTGAAGGGCGTAGAAGAGTAATTAATGAGCTTGTGAAAGCATTATCATCATTTTCAAACATTGATGGTAATTCTTCAAAGAGCATCTTATTGCCAGATAAAAAGGTTTATGCTTTTGTGGATTTGGTGTACTCTATTTTGTCTAAAAATTCATCATCAAGCAACTTACCTGGTACGGGGTTTTCACCTGACATAGCAAAAAGCATGATTGATGGGGGAATGATTCAGTGTCTGACCAGTATTCTCCAGGTGATTGATTTGGACCATCCTGATGCTCCCAAAACTGTGAATCTCATACTCAAGGCTTTAGAAAGTCTAACCAGGGCTGCTAATGCTAGTGAGCAATATTTTAAATCTGATGAGACAAACAAGAAAAAGTCCATGGTGTTAAATAGAAGATCTGATGATCAGGTAACTACTCCAGCTGGTGATACATTGGGGCATAATCAGAATACAAGCAGTGAGCAGGATGTCAGAGATGCAGTACCAACTGAACAACAGGATCAAGGAACTTCTCAAGGTGAAGGTAATCCTGATGCAACTCCGAACCAGTCAGGGGAACATGATATGAGAATTGAAGTTGAAGGACCATTGGCTTCTAACCAACCCATGGAGCTGGGGATGGATTTTATGCGTGAAGAGATGGAAGAAGGCAATGTGTTACACAACAATGACCAAATTGAAATGACTTTTCGTGTTGAGGGTAGGGCAGATGATGACATgggtgatgaagatgatgacatGGGTGATGATGGTGAggatgatgaggatgatgatgatggagaggatgaggatgaggatatAGCAGAAGATGGTGGCGGCATGATGTCTCTGGCTGATACTGATGTGGAAGACCATGATGATACTGGCCTGGGAGATGATTATAATGATGAGATgattgatgaagatgatgatgatttcCATGAGAATCGTGTCATAGAAGTGAGATGGAGGGAAGCCCTTGACGGGCTTGATCATTTACACGTACTTGGGCAACCTGGAGCTGCAAGTGGTCTGATTGATGTTGCTGCCGAACCTTTTGAAGGGGTTAATGTGGATGACCTTTTTGGTCTACGAAGACCGTTAGGTTTTGATCGACGTCGTCAGACGAGTAGGTCTTCCTTTGAGCGATCTGTTACAGAAGCAAATGGCTTTCAACATCCTCTCCTTATAAGGCCTCCCCAGTCTGGAGATTTGGTATCCATGTGGTCAGCAGGTGGAAATTCATCCCGGGACTTAGAAGCTCTATCATCAGGGAGCTTTGATGTAGCTCATTTCTACATGTTTGATGCTCCTGTTCTTCCATATGATCATGTTCCAAGCAATCTTTTCGGTGACCGTTTGGGTGGTGCAGCCCCGCCACCATTGACTGATTATTCTGTAGGTATGGATTCATTGCAGTTATCGGGACGAAGAGGCCCAGGTGATGGCCGGTGGACTGATGATGGCCAGCCTCAAGCAGGTGCTCATGCTGCTGCTATTGCTCAGGCAGTTGAGGAACAGTTTATATCCCAATTGCGCAGTCTTGCTCCTGTTGACACCCCTGTTGAACCACATTCTCAGAATTCAGGAGTGCAGGAGAAACAGCCAGATGTGCCTCCTTCAACTGATGGTCAAGTAGTAGTAGATCGTGGTAACACCACCAGCGAACAAGTTGAAGATCAGCACCAAGACAGGGGTGTTGAGGTGACACATCAAGATATCTCCAGGCCTGAGGGTATTCCTTGCCAAGAACAAGTCAATCAAGAATCCTTTGTCGAAGATGCAGGGGGCTGTTTGCAGGAACCTGAACCAATGTCAATCCAGGCACCTTCTTTGGACAGTACACGAAATGATAACATGGACATTGGGGAGGGGAATGGCGCTGCTGAGCAAGAAGGGTCAATGCCGGAATTTGTCAACTCATCTGCAAGCACAAGGGTTGATTTACAACAGGAAGAGGGTTCTGAAGTGCCTTCTAATGTCAATGATGCTACAGTAGAAGCTATGGGTCAGGATGGATCTTCAGGCAATCAAGTTGGTGACATGCCAGCAAATTTTGGCTTCAATGTGTCTAATTCAGGTGATTCTCATACTTCTCTGGTCCCAGAAAATGTTGATGTTGACATGAATTGCATTGATGAAGTAAATCAAACTGGCCATCCCATGCCTGCTTTTGAAAATGGTACAGATGAGCCGTCAAGCCAAAACACATTGGTTGCTCCAGAAGCTAATCAGGCTGAACAAGTTACTTTGAACAATGAGGCTCCTGGTGCTAATGCAATTGACCCTACATTCTTGGAGGCTTTACCTGAAGAGTTGAGAGCGGAGGTTCTTGCTTCACAGCAAGCTCAGTCAGTTCAACCTCCTCCTTATGCGCCACCTTCTGCGGACGACATTGATCCTGAGTTTTTAGCCGCCCTTCCTCCGGATATTCAAGCAGAAGTTTTGGCTCAACAAAGAGCACAAAGAGTTGCACAACAGGCTGAAGGACAACCTGTTGACATGGACAATGCTTCAATAATTGCTACTTTTCCTGCTGATTTACGGGAAGAG GTACTTTTAACTTCTTCAGAAGCAGTTTTGTCTGCATTGCCTTCTCCACTACTGGCTGAAGCTCAAATGCTAAGAGATCGAGCAATGAGTCATTATCAGGCTCGCAGCCTTTTCGGGAGCAGCCACAGGCTGAATAATAGGAGAAATGGATTGGGTTTTGACCGGCATACAGTAATGGACAGGGGTGTTGGAGTCACAATTGGCCGGAGGGCAGTTTCTTCTATTACAGATAGCTTAAAGGTCAAGGAAATTGAAGGCGAGCCACTTCTAGATGCAAATTCATTGAAAGCCTTAATTAGGCTTCTACGATTAGCACAG CCCCTTGGTAAAGGACTCTTGCAGAGGCTCTTCTTAATCCTTTGTACACACAGTGTTACAAGAGCAATTTTAGTGCGTCTTTTGCTCGATATGATCAAGCCTGAGGCTGAAGGCTCAGTCAGTGGATTAGCTACTATTAATTCCCAAAGGCTGTATGGTTGCCACTCAAATGTTGTATATGGCAGATCTCAGTTGTTAGATG GTCTTCCTCCCTTGGTGTTGCGTCGGATCCTTGAGATCTTGACTTATTTAGCTACAAATCATTCTGCAGTGGCAAATATGTTATTCTGCTTTGATTTCTCAGGTGTTCCTCAGTCTTTAAGTCCCTTAAATATGGATACCAAGAAGGACAAAGGCAAAGAGAAAATCGGAGAAGGAGGATTTTCATCTAATCCTGTCAACACCCAGGATGGGGATGTTCCCCTGATATTGTTTCTGAAGCTCCTTAATCGACCTCATTTCTTGCGTAGCACTGCTCATCTTGAGCAG GTCATGGACCTGCTTCAGGTTGTTGTTGATAATTCAGCTTCAAAATTAGAGGTCCATTCTCCCTCTGAAAGGGTCGATGGGAATTCCCAAAATCTATCTATAAGTGAAACTTCTGGAGATGGTCAGAACGGTCGTCCTGTGGAACCAGAATCTCAGCAAGAGGTTAAACCTGATGGTGTTGGATCATCAACTTCAGATGCAAACAAAAGTACAGATACCCATAGTATTTTCTTGAAGCTGCCAGAATCCGATTTGCATAATCTTTGCAGTCTTCTTGGTCGTGAGGG GCTTTCAGATAAAGTTTATATGCTTTCCAGTGAGGTGCTGAAGAAGTTGGCCTCAGTTGCAGTGACCCATCGAAAGTTCTTTATCTCAGAGCTTTCAGAATTAGCTCATGGTTTGAGTGCCTCAGCTGTCAGCGAGCTTGTCACTCTCCGGAATACACAGATGTTGGGTTTGAGTGCTGGTTCTATGGCTGGGTCGGCAATCTTACGAGTATTGCAATCACTTTGCTCACTCACTTCACCTGGTACAAATGAGAATTCAGTTTTGGAGAATGATGCAGAGCAGGAGGAGCACGCCACCATGTGGAAGCTAAATATTGCACTTGAGCCATTGTGGCAAGAATTGAGTGACTGTATAAGTGCCACTGAAACACAGTTGGGCCAGAGCTCTTTTTGTCCAACCATGTCCACTATAAATATTGGGGACCATGTACAAggttcctcttcttcatctcctcttcctcctggAACCCAGAGACTGCTTCCTTTTATGGAGGCATTTTTTGTATTGTGTCAAAAGCTACAAGCAAACCACTCTATTACGCTGCAAGATCAAGCTAATGTGACTGCAAGAGAAGTCAAAGAGTCTGCTGGAAATTCAGATCCTTCAGGTACTAAGTTTTATAGCTGTGGGGATTCTCAGAGGAAGCTTGATGGTGCTGTCACATTTACAAGGTTTGCGGAGAAGCATCGCCGTCTTTTGAATGCATTTATCAGACAGAATCCAGGGCTGTTGGAGAAATCCCTTACTATGATGTTGAAGGCACCACGGCTAATTGATTTTGATAACAAGAGAGCATATTTCCGGTCAAGAATTAGGCAACAGCATGAGCAACATCTCTCCGGTCCGCTGCGAATAAGTGTTCGTCGTGCTTATGTTTTGGAAGATTCTTACAATCAGTTGAGAATGCGTCCTAATCAGGACATGAAGGGACGATTAAATGTCCAATTCCAAGGGGAAGAGGGTATTGATGCTGGTGGTCTAACGCGAGAATGGTATCAATTACTATCAAGGGTTATATTTGACAAAGGTGCATTGCTTTTCACTACTGTCGGAAACAATGCAACTTTCCAGCCAAACCCTAATTCTGTATACCAGACGGAACATCTTTCTTACTTTAAATTTGTGGGCCGCGTG GTTGCAAAGGCAGTATTTGATGGGCAACTTTTGGATGTTTATTTCACTCGATCCTTCTACAAGCACATACTTGGTGTAAAGGTGACATACCATGATATAGAAGCCGTGGATCCTGATTACTACAAGAATTTGAAATGGATGTTAGAG AATGATGTGAGTGATATTCCTGACCTGACGTTTAGCATGGATGCGGATGAAGAAAAGCATATTCTTTATGAGAAAAACCAG GTGACTGATTATGAGCTTAAACCTGGAGGACGAAATATCAGGGTTACGGAAGAAACTAAGCACGAGTATGTAGACCTTGTAGCTGATCATATTTTGACAAATGCTATTCGTCCACAAATTAATTCTTTCTTGGAGGGGTTCAATGAATTGGTTCCACGCGAGCTTATCTCGATTTTTAATGACAAAGAGCTTGAGCTACTTATCAGTGGTCTTCCGGAGATTGATT TGGATGACTTGAAGGCAAACACCGAGTACACTGGCTATACAGCAGCATCTAGTGTTGTACAATGGTTTTGGGAGGTGGTTAAATGTTTCAACAAGGAGGACATGGCAAGACTGCTTCAATTTGTAACTGGCACATCAAAG GTTCCATTGGAAGGTTTCAAGGCTTTGCAAGGCATCTCTGGTCCTCAGAGGTTTCAGATTCACAAGGCATATGGAGCTCCTGACAGGCTGCCCTCTGCTCATACATG CTTTAATCAACTAGACCTTCCTGAGTATACCTCTAAGGATCAGCTTCATGAACGGTTGATGCTTGCTATTCATGAAGGGAGTGAAGGATTTGGCTTTGGCTGA